The Streptomyces sp. NBC_00569 genomic sequence GTCCGGCGGACAGGGCAGGATCTCCCAGTGGCTGCGTGCCAGGCGCCCGAAGGAGACCGAGGGCGACGGCGGCCGCGAGGCGCTGCTCCTGGCAGCGGCCGACGCGGGGCTTCCGCTCGCACCCGCCGCGTACCCCACCGACTACCGGTGTTCGTGCAGCCGCATCGGCTGTCCCACGCCCGGCAGGCACCCCGTCTCGTTCGCCTGGCAGACGCAGTCCACGACGGACCGCGGCCAGATCGAGCGCTGGGCCAGGCATCAGCCGCAGGCCAACTTCATCACCGCGACCGGCATGGTCCACGACGTCCTGGACGTCCCCCTGGAGGCGGGCCGCGAAGCCCTCGAACGCCTCCTCGCGGCGAGCATCGACGTCGGCCCCGTGGCCGAGTCGGGCGGCGACCGCATGCTCTTCTTCACCGCCACTCGCGGCACCCCCGAGGACGAGGACGAGTGGTGGCCCTGCGAGCTGGACTGCCACCCCGAGACGATGGACGAGCACCCCGGCCTGCGCTGGCACTGCCGCGGCTCGTACGTCCCCGTGCCGCCCGCCCGGCTCCCCGGTGACCTGACCGTCGACTGGCTGCGAGGCCTCGAACACCCGCTGCCGGACCCGCTCACCCTGCTCGAAGCCCTCACGGACGCC encodes the following:
- a CDS encoding bifunctional DNA primase/polymerase; amino-acid sequence: MGAEFGRRSGGQGRISQWLRARRPKETEGDGGREALLLAAADAGLPLAPAAYPTDYRCSCSRIGCPTPGRHPVSFAWQTQSTTDRGQIERWARHQPQANFITATGMVHDVLDVPLEAGREALERLLAASIDVGPVAESGGDRMLFFTATRGTPEDEDEWWPCELDCHPETMDEHPGLRWHCRGSYVPVPPARLPGDLTVDWLRGLEHPLPDPLTLLEALTDACARYVGEERDFTTAWPSRG